In Candidatus Falkowbacteria bacterium, a genomic segment contains:
- a CDS encoding RluA family pseudouridine synthase, giving the protein MIKKIFSVKDDSVGKRIDSWLAEQLQQPRNQIRNFLEKNDVLIRGRVVSSHYLVRAGDSISFKLKENPVVEISKEKPDESKKLFSKIKVIAETNDYVVLNKPAGLLMHPASNVNAASLVDWLLQTYPKIRQVGEDPLRPGIMHRLDREVSGLVVVAKNQNSFDDLKHQFKSRLIKKEYTALVHGADMPDEGEINFLIERSTQGYKMAAKPLSQSGKTASTTFTVVQRFHNYTLLSVHIKTGRTHQIRAHFSAYNHPVVGDDLYTGFKLRALNKKLALGRIFLVATNLSFTDLKGKRQDFSIKIPSNLQKFLTTLT; this is encoded by the coding sequence ATGATAAAAAAAATATTTTCAGTCAAAGATGATTCTGTTGGAAAACGGATTGATAGTTGGTTGGCTGAACAATTACAACAACCTCGTAATCAGATTAGAAATTTTTTAGAAAAAAATGATGTGCTAATTCGTGGTCGTGTTGTTTCTAGTCATTACCTTGTCCGCGCCGGTGATAGTATTTCTTTTAAACTAAAAGAAAATCCAGTAGTTGAAATTTCTAAAGAAAAGCCTGATGAGTCAAAAAAATTATTTTCAAAAATAAAAGTTATTGCTGAAACAAATGATTATGTGGTTCTTAATAAACCAGCTGGGTTATTAATGCATCCGGCTTCAAATGTTAACGCTGCTTCTTTGGTTGATTGGCTTTTACAAACGTATCCAAAAATTCGTCAGGTGGGTGAAGACCCATTGCGTCCAGGTATTATGCATCGGCTTGACCGTGAAGTGAGTGGCTTGGTTGTGGTGGCAAAAAACCAAAATTCATTTGATGATTTAAAACATCAATTTAAATCTCGTTTAATTAAAAAAGAATATACGGCTTTGGTGCATGGAGCGGATATGCCTGATGAAGGGGAAATTAATTTTTTGATTGAACGATCTACTCAGGGTTATAAAATGGCAGCCAAACCTTTAAGCCAATCTGGTAAAACAGCAAGCACTACATTTACAGTTGTACAAAGATTTCATAATTACACGCTACTTTCCGTTCACATAAAGACCGGTCGAACTCATCAAATTAGAGCTCATTTTTCAGCCTATAATCATCCGGTGGTTGGTGATGACCTATATACTGGTTTTAAACTCCGGGCTCTTAATAAAAAATTAGCTTTAGGTAGAATATTTTTAGTAGCTACGAATTTATCTTTTACT